AAATTCACCAGAAATTGACCCGAGATATGGTGGGCGCCCGTCCGGCGGACCGGCTGGTCCGCGGGTTATTTATCGGCGACCGCAGTGCGCGATCAACGCTAACCGGCTCCGGCCGGGAAATGCAATGTCAATGGATTCATGCTTCGCATCGATTTTGCTCATGGATGGAGCACGGCCGTCCGCCGTGGCATACGTGCAGGTGGGATGGGTTGAAGGTGGCCCGTGGCGGGCGGTTCGGGCGGTCGGCGGGACGGGTTTGACACGGGGTTCACATAACAATCTTGACGATCTTGGAACGGTTGGTTCTAATGGCGGAGGTATTGACCCGGGTTTCGTTGGAGGGGTAATCGGTGGGCCGATCGGCGCTTCTTGTACTCGATCTGATAAATGAAATCGTGCATCCGCGGGGGAAATACGGCGCGGAGGGGTACCAGCAGCAGGTGGCCGACCGCCGGGTGCTGGAGAACGCGGCCCGCGCGATCGAGCGGGCCCGCGCGGCGGACGTCCCGGTGATCTACGTCGTGGTCGGCTTCACCGCCGGCTACCCCGAGTGGCCGCCCGGCTCGCCGATCTTCCGGGCCGCCAAGCCCGACGGCCGCCTGCTGCTCGGCGACTGGGCCACCCAGGTGCACGACGCGGTGAAGCCGGCCGAGGGCGAGCCGGTCATCGCCAAGCACCGGATCAGCCCGTTCCACGGCACCGGACTGGACCTCCTGCTGCGCACCCTCGGGGTGGACACCCTGCTGCTGACCGGCGTCTCCACCGACATGGTCATCCTGGCCACCGCCCGCGACGGCCACGACCGCGACTACCGGGTCAAGGTCCTGGAGGACGCCACCGCCGCCGACGGCCCCGAGATGCACCGGGCCGCGCTCACCGTGATCGCCCGCTGCGCCGAGATCACCACCGTCGACGAGGCGCTGGCCGACGAAGCGCTGTCCGACGGGGCACCGGCCGCCGGGGCACCGGCCGACGGGGCGCAGGCCGCCGGGGCGCCGGGGGCGAACCGATGAGGAGCGTGGCCCGCCGCTTCGGCCGGATCGAGAAGTCCGCGACCTTCGCCGTGCTGGAACTGGTGCAGTCGCTGCGCGCCCAGGGCGTCAAGGTGCTCGACCTGGGCGGCGGCGAACCCGACTTCGACACCCCCGCGCACATCACCGCCGAGGGCGCCGGCGCCCTGGCCGGCGGCTTCACCCACTACACGGCCAGCCGGGGCATCCCCGAACTGCTCGCCGCGATCTCCCGGAAGCTGGCCGAGGACAACGGCGTCAGCGTCGACCCGGCCACCGAGGTGATCGTCACCCCGTCGGCGAAGAACGCGCTGTTCACCGCCCTGACCACGCTGCTGGAC
This is a stretch of genomic DNA from Kitasatospora fiedleri. It encodes these proteins:
- a CDS encoding cysteine hydrolase family protein, whose protein sequence is MHPRGKYGAEGYQQQVADRRVLENAARAIERARAADVPVIYVVVGFTAGYPEWPPGSPIFRAAKPDGRLLLGDWATQVHDAVKPAEGEPVIAKHRISPFHGTGLDLLLRTLGVDTLLLTGVSTDMVILATARDGHDRDYRVKVLEDATAADGPEMHRAALTVIARCAEITTVDEALADEALSDGAPAAGAPADGAQAAGAPGANR